From a single Populus nigra chromosome 18, ddPopNigr1.1, whole genome shotgun sequence genomic region:
- the LOC133678421 gene encoding receptor-like protein 9DC3, translating to MGFSPLSLSQYLSFFLLLFHFHSTISSPLSSNYSSSSHLCVHRQSLSLLQFKQSFFIQNSSALSEYYCPHPFPKTESWKEGTDCCLWDGITCDLKTGHVTGLDLSCSMLYGTLHPNNSLFSLHHLQQLDLSFNDFNFSQISSRFGQFSSLTHLNLSGSDLAGQVPLEVSHLSKLVSLDLSRNYGLSLEPICFDKLVRNLTKLGELHLSWVNMSLVVPDSLMNLSSSLSSLKLKVCRLQRKLPSSMGRFKHLRYLDLGGNSLTGAIPYDFEQLTELVSLDLSGNGYLSLEPISFDKLVRNLTKLRELDLSSVDMSLLVPDSLMNLSSSLSSLKLIACRLQGKLPSSMGKFKHLQYLHLRGNNLTGSIPYDFEQLIELVSLDLSENYYLSPEPICFDKLVRNLTKLRELNLASVNMSLVAPNSLTNLSSSLSSLSLSNCGLQGKFPGNIFLLPNLEFLYLSQNKGLTGSFPSSNLSNVLSLLGLSNTRLSVYLENDLISNLKSLKYMSLCNCNITRSDLALLGNLTQLIFLDLSSNNLSGQIPSSLGNLLQLRYLLLGSNKFRGQVPDSLSNLVNLSYLDLSDNQLVGPIHSQLNTLSKLESLCLYSNLFNGTIPSFLFALPSLQSLNLHKNYFIGNISEFQHDSLVYLDLSNNHLHGTIPSSIFKQENLEALILVSISKLTGEISSSICKLRFLEVLDLSNNSLSGSIPLCLGNFSSKLSVLHLGMNNLQGTIPSTFSKGNSLEYLDLNGNELEGEISPSIINCTMLKVLNLGNNKIEDTFPYFLETLPELQILILKSNNLQGFVKGPTANNSFSKLWIFDISDNNFSGPLPTGYFNTLEAMMTSNQNMIYLNTTNHIVCVHSIEMTWKGVEIKFPKIRSTIRVLDLSKNSFTGEIPKVIGKLKALQQLNLSHNRLTGHIQSSLGNLTNLESLDLSSNLLTGRIPMQMAHLTFLATLNLSHNQLEGPIPSGEQFNTFDARSFEGNSGLCGFQVLKKCYGDEAPSLPPSSFNEGDDSTLFGEGFGWKAVTIGYGCGFVFGVATGYVVFRTKKPSWFLRMVEDKWNLKSKNTKKNSGRYGARRN from the coding sequence ATGGGGTTTTCACCACTGTCCCTCTCTCAATATCTCTCGTTCTTTCTGCTTCTCTTCCATTTCCATTCAACAATTTCATCTCCACTTTCCTCAAATTACTCCTCTTCTTCTCATTTGTGTGTTCATCGCCAATCTCTTTCTCTCCTTCAATTCAAACAATCCTTCTTCATTCAAAATAGTTCAGCTTTATCGGAGTACTATTGTCCACATCCCTTTCCAAAAACAGAGTCATGGAAAGAGGGTACAGACTGCTGCTTGTGGGATGGGATCACTTGTGACCTGAAAACCGGGCATGTCACTGGACTGGACCTCTCCTGCAGCATGCTTTACGGCACCCTCCATCCCAAtaattctctcttctctctccatCATCTTCAACAGCTCGACCTCTCTTTCAATGATTTCAACTTCTCCCAAATTTCTTCTCGATTTGGCCAGTTCTCCAGTCTAACACATCTTAACCTAAGTGGTTCAGATCTTGCAGGCCAAGTTCCATTAGAAGTCTCTCACCTCTCTAAATTGGTTTCACTTGATCTCTCTAGAAACTACGGTCTAAGTCTAGAACCAATTTGTTTTGACAAGCTTGTTCGAAACCTAACCAAGCTTGGAGAACTCCATCTGAGTTGGGTAAACATGTCACTAGTTGTTCCTGATTCCTTGATGAATCTGTCTTCTTCTCTGTCATCACTCAAACTAAAAGTCTGTAGATTGCAAAGAAAACTCCCATCCTCAATGGGAAGATTTAAGCACCTCCGGTACTTGGATCTTGGAGGGAACAGTCTTACTGGTGCAATTCCATATGATTTTGAGCAGCTCACTGAGTTGGTATCACTTGATCTCTCTGGAAACGGCTATCTAAGTCTAGAACCAATTTCCTTTGACAAGCTTGTTCGAAACCTAACCAAGCTTAGAGAACTCGATCTGAGTTCGGTAGACATGTCACTACTTGTTCCCGATTCCTTGATGAATCTGTCTTCTTCTCTGTCATCACTCAAACTCATTGCCTGTAGATTGCAAGGAAAACTCCCATCCTCAATGGGGAAATTTAAGCACCTCCAGTACTTGCATCTTCGAGGGAACAATCTTACTGGTTCAATTCCATATGATTTTGAGCAACTCATTGAGTTGGTTTCACTTGATCTCTCTGAAAACTACTATCTAAGTCCAGAACCAATTTGTTTTGACAAGCTTGTTCGAAACCTAACCAAGCTTAGAGAACTCAATTTGGCTTCTGTAAATATGTCTTTGGTTGCACCTAATTCCTTGACGAATCTGTCCTCTTCTTTGTCATCTCTCTCCCTCAGTAACTGTGGTTTGCAGGGGAAATTCCCGGGTAACATCTTTCTCCTCCCGAACCTTGAATTTCTCTATTTGTCACAAAACAAAGGCCTCACTGGCTCTTTTCCTTCGTCCAATTTGAGTAATGTCCTCTCTCTGTTAGGTCTTTCTAATACAAGACTTTCAGTTTATTTAGAAAACGACTTAATCAGCAATCTAAAGTCATTAAAATATATGTCTCTTTGTAATTGTAACATTACAAGGTCAGATCTAGCTCTGCTTGGTAATCTCACAcagcttatttttttagatctcTCGAGTAATAATTTAAGCGGTCAGATTCCATCTTCACTTGGAAACCTTCTCCAACTCCGTTACTTGCTTCTTGGTTCCAATAAATTTAGAGGTCAAGTTCCAGATTCTTTGAGTAACCTAGTCAATCTTTCATATTTAGATTTATCAGATAATCAACTAGTAGGCCCAATCCATTCTCAATTAAATACCCTTTCAAAACTAGAGAGTCTATGTTTATATAGTAACTTGTTCAATGGAACAATACCATCCTTTTTGTTTGCTCTTCCTTCTCTACAATCTCTTAAccttcataaaaattatttcataggCAATATAAGTGAATTCCAACACGATTCACTGGTATACCTTGATTTGAGCAATAACCACTTGCATGGTACAATCCCAAGTTCAATTTTCAAACAAGAGAACTTGGAAGCCCTCATTCTTGTGTCCATTAGTAAATTGACTGGTGagatttcttcttctatttgcaAGCTGAGATTCCTTGAGGTCCTGGACTTGTCTAACAACAGCTTGAGTGGTTCTATACCATTATGTTTGGGGAACTTCAGCAGCAAGCTCTCAGTATTGCATCTAGGCATGAACAATCTTCAAGGCACTATCCCTTCAACATTTTCAAAGGGTAATAGCTTGGAATATCTCGACCTCAATGGAAATGAATTAGAAGGGGAAATATCACCGTCTATCATCAACTGCACAATGTTGAAAGTTCTTAATCTTGGCAACAATAAGATTGAGGATACATTTCCTTATTTTCTAGAAACGCTTCCAGAGCTGCAAATTCTAATTCTAAAATCCAATAACCTCCAAGGTTTTGTGAAGGGTCCGACTGCAAATAATTCCTTCTCTAAATTATGGATTTTTGACATCTCTGACAATAATTTTAGTGGGCCGTTGCCAACAGGGTATTTCAATACTCTTGAAGCAATGATGACCTCAAATCAAAACATGATTTACCTTAACACGACAAATCACATTGTCTGTGTCCATTCCATAGAAATGACATGGAAAGGTGTAGAAATTAAGTTTCCGAAGATCCGAAGTACCATCAGGGTACTAGATTTGTCAAAGAACAGTTTTACCGGAGAGATTCCAAAGGTGATCGGAAAGCTTAAAGCACTACAACAACTCAACCTCTCTCATAATCGCCTTACAGGTCATATCCAATCATCATTGGGAAATTTGACCAATTTGGAATCATTAGACCTATCTTCAAATTTGCTTACCGGAAGGATTCCAATGCAGATGGCACATCTAACATTTCTTGCAACCCTAAACCTTTCACATAACCAGCTGGAGGGGCCCATACCAAGTGGAGAGCAATTCAACACCTTTGATGCAAGATCATTTGAAGGAAACTCGGGTTTATGTGGCTTTCAAGTACTAAAAAAATGCTACGGTGACGAGGCACCATCAT